A section of the Ruania halotolerans genome encodes:
- the purD gene encoding phosphoribosylamine--glycine ligase yields MKILLIGSGAREHALAHSLAADPATTSLVVAPGNPGTGRIARNVAVDALSPDAVADLAREVAADLVVIGPEAPLVAGVADAVRAAGIAVFGPNGDAATLEGSKAFAKEVMAAAAVPTAMAHVCQTMDEVTDALDAFGPPYVVKDDGLAAGKGVVVTEDRTAALDHARACVSRSRRSSVVIEEFLDGPEISLFCLSDGQTVVPLAPAQDFKRLGDGDTGPNTGGMGAYSPLPWAPEGLVDEVVERVALPTVRELARRGTPFVGLLYCGLALTSRGLRVVEFNARFGDPETQVVLARLESSLATALHAAATGSLDQLPDLRWSADAAVTVVLAAHGYPGQVRNGDRIDGAEAAEALDGVHVLHAGTATNAEGALVAAGGRVLSVVGVGADIADARNAAYAGVEKIQLDGAQFRTDIAANI; encoded by the coding sequence GTGAAGATCCTGCTGATCGGCTCCGGTGCTCGTGAACATGCCCTCGCCCACAGTCTCGCCGCAGATCCTGCCACCACTTCGCTGGTGGTGGCTCCCGGCAACCCCGGCACGGGGAGGATCGCCAGGAACGTGGCGGTCGATGCCCTCTCACCGGACGCCGTCGCGGATCTCGCCCGCGAGGTGGCGGCCGATCTGGTGGTGATCGGCCCGGAAGCTCCCCTGGTGGCCGGGGTGGCCGACGCCGTCCGCGCCGCCGGAATAGCCGTGTTCGGGCCCAATGGCGATGCCGCCACCTTGGAGGGGTCCAAGGCCTTCGCCAAGGAGGTGATGGCTGCTGCGGCAGTGCCGACGGCGATGGCCCACGTGTGCCAGACGATGGACGAGGTGACCGATGCGCTGGACGCGTTCGGCCCACCGTACGTGGTCAAGGATGACGGCTTGGCCGCCGGCAAGGGTGTGGTGGTCACTGAGGATCGCACGGCGGCTCTCGATCACGCACGCGCGTGCGTGAGCCGCAGCCGGCGCTCCAGTGTGGTCATCGAGGAGTTTCTTGACGGCCCCGAGATCTCGCTGTTCTGCCTCTCCGATGGTCAGACGGTGGTGCCGCTCGCCCCGGCGCAGGATTTCAAGCGACTCGGTGACGGGGACACCGGCCCCAATACCGGAGGGATGGGCGCGTACTCGCCCCTGCCGTGGGCGCCCGAAGGGCTCGTGGACGAGGTGGTGGAGCGGGTGGCGCTGCCCACAGTGCGTGAACTCGCTCGCCGAGGGACCCCCTTCGTAGGGCTGTTGTACTGCGGCCTGGCCCTGACCTCACGCGGGCTGCGCGTGGTGGAGTTCAATGCCCGGTTCGGCGATCCGGAGACGCAGGTGGTGCTGGCCCGGCTTGAGTCTTCCCTGGCCACGGCCCTGCACGCCGCGGCCACCGGCAGCCTCGATCAGTTGCCGGACTTGCGCTGGAGCGCCGATGCTGCGGTGACCGTAGTGCTCGCTGCGCACGGCTACCCCGGACAGGTGCGCAACGGCGACCGGATCGACGGAGCCGAGGCAGCCGAGGCCCTGGACGGCGTGCACGTGCTGCACGCGGGGACTGCCACGAACGCCGAGGGCGCGTTGGTCGCCGCAGGTGGCCGGGTGCTGTCCGTGGTGGGCGTGGGCGCCGATATCGCCGACGCCCGCAATGCTGCGTATGCGGGTGTCGAGAAGATTCAACTCGACGGTGCACAGTTCCGGACCGATATCGCGGCGAACATCTGA
- a CDS encoding BCCT family transporter, producing MTAEAKQKEGPPPEVTKRTGPWYTSVQPWVFWPALVVIAAFVIAAVAGGEAFGAAIGNVSSGIVTGFGWYYILLVTAFVFFAIWVGVSHYGDIVLGNEDEPAEFKMGPWLAMLFAAGMGIGLMFWGVAEPLHHFAGIPNRATGIAEMDATGAEESLVTTFLHWGLHPWAIYVVVGLAIAYAVHVRKRPVSIRWSLESLLGKRTDGWIGHVIDVIAVVGTVFGVATSLGLGVSQVASGLSFLEIIGEPTNLLMVGLIGLITLAALVSVVTGVKKGIKFLSNGNMVLAIGLMVFVLIAGPTMFLLREYIEATGLYFQEFLNNAFRTTAFAGEGGVEWQGWWTAFYWGWWVSWAPFVGVFIARISRGRTVREFVVGVLVLPTAFSFLWFTVFGGTALHRQLFGEGGLVTEGGPDDSVGPEGLTVDGTGSLFTLLDGLVGEPGSGIGKVLVGLAVLLVIVFFITSSDSGSLVVDMLASGGDPDPPKWSRVLWATLEGVVAAALLLAGGSAVLGALQSVAISIALPFSIVMIFMCVALIKQFRMHRNRMLRAQRRIARDELTDHVSTTFIEDGLLDPPASVRRRLFSSRKKAKDGEATKA from the coding sequence ATGACAGCCGAGGCGAAGCAGAAAGAGGGGCCACCGCCGGAGGTGACCAAGCGAACCGGTCCTTGGTACACCTCGGTCCAACCGTGGGTCTTCTGGCCGGCATTGGTGGTCATCGCCGCGTTCGTGATTGCGGCGGTTGCAGGCGGAGAAGCCTTCGGTGCGGCCATCGGCAACGTCAGTTCGGGCATCGTCACCGGGTTCGGCTGGTACTACATCCTGCTGGTCACGGCGTTCGTGTTCTTCGCGATCTGGGTGGGCGTGAGCCACTACGGAGACATCGTGCTCGGGAACGAGGACGAGCCGGCTGAGTTCAAGATGGGGCCTTGGCTGGCGATGTTGTTCGCCGCCGGTATGGGCATCGGTCTGATGTTCTGGGGAGTGGCTGAACCGCTCCACCACTTCGCCGGTATCCCCAACCGGGCCACCGGTATCGCGGAGATGGACGCCACCGGAGCCGAGGAATCTCTGGTGACGACGTTCCTGCACTGGGGGCTGCACCCGTGGGCCATCTACGTGGTGGTCGGGTTGGCAATTGCGTACGCCGTGCACGTACGCAAGCGCCCGGTCTCGATCCGGTGGTCCCTGGAATCGCTGCTGGGTAAGCGCACCGACGGGTGGATCGGGCACGTCATCGACGTGATCGCGGTGGTCGGGACCGTCTTCGGTGTGGCGACCTCGCTCGGGCTCGGTGTCTCTCAGGTGGCCTCGGGCCTGAGCTTCCTGGAGATCATCGGTGAGCCCACCAACCTCCTCATGGTGGGTCTGATCGGGTTGATTACCCTGGCAGCACTGGTCTCGGTGGTCACCGGTGTGAAGAAGGGCATCAAATTCCTCTCCAACGGGAACATGGTGCTGGCCATCGGGCTGATGGTCTTCGTGCTCATCGCCGGGCCCACGATGTTCCTGTTGCGTGAGTACATCGAGGCCACCGGCCTGTACTTCCAGGAGTTCCTGAACAACGCGTTCCGCACCACCGCCTTCGCGGGCGAGGGCGGCGTCGAGTGGCAGGGCTGGTGGACCGCGTTCTACTGGGGCTGGTGGGTCTCCTGGGCGCCCTTCGTCGGCGTGTTCATCGCGCGCATCTCTCGTGGCCGTACCGTGCGTGAGTTCGTGGTGGGTGTGCTGGTGCTGCCGACGGCGTTCTCCTTCCTGTGGTTCACGGTCTTCGGTGGCACCGCACTGCACCGCCAGCTGTTCGGTGAAGGCGGCCTGGTCACCGAGGGTGGGCCCGATGACAGTGTCGGTCCGGAAGGCCTGACGGTCGACGGGACAGGGTCGCTGTTCACACTGCTCGACGGTCTCGTCGGCGAACCCGGTAGTGGGATTGGCAAGGTGCTCGTCGGACTGGCCGTCCTGCTCGTGATCGTCTTCTTCATCACCTCCTCCGACTCCGGTTCGTTGGTGGTGGACATGCTGGCCTCCGGCGGTGACCCTGACCCGCCGAAGTGGAGCCGCGTGCTCTGGGCCACCCTTGAGGGAGTTGTGGCCGCCGCCCTGCTGCTGGCCGGGGGGAGCGCGGTGCTGGGAGCGTTGCAGAGTGTGGCGATCTCGATCGCGTTGCCATTCAGCATCGTGATGATCTTCATGTGCGTGGCGCTGATCAAGCAGTTCCGGATGCACCGCAACCGGATGTTGCGAGCGCAGCGCCGGATCGCGCGGGACGAGCTCACCGATCATGTCTCCACGACGTTCATCGAGGACGGCCTGCTTGATCCGCCGGCCTCGGTCCGCAGGAGGCTCTTCTCCAGCAGGAAGAAGGCCAAGGACGGCGAGGCGACCAAGGCCTGA
- a CDS encoding adenylosuccinate synthase — MPAVVVLGAQWGDEGKGKATDQLGSRVDYVVKFNGGNNAGHTVVVGDEKYALHLLPSGILSAGCTPVIGNGVVVDLEVLFEELDGLTARGVDVSKLLISSSAHVIPSYNRTLDKVTERFLGKRQIGTTGRGIGPTYADKMSRVGIRISDLFDERILREKVEGALEQKNQILVKIYNRRASDVDAVTEELLAYADRVRPMVADTSLVLNQALDAGKNVVYEAGQATMLDVDHGTYPFVTSSSATAGGAATGSGIGPTRIDRVVGVIKAYTTRVGEGPFPTELLDDDGETLRKTGGEFGVTTGRPRRCGWYDAVIARYAGRINGLTDLVLTKLDVLTGWEKVPVCVAYDVDGVRHDEMPVDQTAFHHATPIYEELDGWWEDISQCRTFEELPTNAQRYVLALEEMSGTRISSIGVGPDREATIVRHDLLD, encoded by the coding sequence ATGCCAGCGGTGGTGGTCCTGGGCGCCCAATGGGGCGACGAGGGTAAGGGCAAGGCGACGGACCAGCTCGGCTCCCGGGTTGACTACGTGGTGAAGTTCAACGGCGGGAACAACGCCGGGCACACCGTGGTGGTCGGAGATGAAAAGTACGCCCTCCACCTGCTTCCCTCGGGCATCCTGTCCGCAGGGTGCACGCCAGTGATCGGCAACGGCGTGGTCGTCGATCTGGAGGTCCTCTTCGAAGAACTGGACGGTCTGACCGCCCGGGGCGTGGACGTCTCGAAGTTGCTCATCTCCTCCAGCGCGCACGTGATCCCCAGCTACAACCGCACCCTGGACAAGGTCACCGAGCGTTTCCTTGGCAAACGTCAGATCGGCACCACTGGCCGCGGTATCGGCCCCACCTATGCGGACAAGATGAGCCGGGTGGGCATCCGGATCTCGGATCTGTTCGACGAGCGCATCCTGCGCGAGAAGGTCGAGGGTGCGCTGGAGCAGAAGAACCAGATCCTGGTGAAGATCTACAATCGGCGCGCGTCCGACGTCGATGCCGTCACCGAGGAACTGCTCGCCTACGCCGATCGGGTGCGGCCGATGGTCGCGGACACCTCACTGGTGCTGAACCAGGCGCTGGATGCCGGCAAGAACGTGGTTTACGAGGCAGGCCAGGCCACCATGCTGGACGTGGACCACGGCACCTACCCATTCGTGACCTCCTCCTCTGCCACCGCGGGCGGCGCAGCGACCGGATCGGGTATCGGGCCCACCCGGATCGACCGCGTGGTCGGCGTGATCAAGGCCTACACCACTCGCGTGGGAGAGGGGCCCTTTCCCACCGAGTTGCTCGACGACGACGGTGAGACGCTTCGCAAGACCGGCGGCGAATTCGGGGTGACGACCGGGCGCCCCCGCCGCTGCGGGTGGTATGACGCCGTGATCGCCCGCTACGCCGGGCGGATCAATGGTCTCACCGACCTGGTGCTCACCAAGCTCGACGTGCTCACCGGGTGGGAGAAGGTGCCGGTCTGTGTGGCCTATGACGTGGATGGTGTGCGCCACGACGAGATGCCCGTGGACCAGACCGCATTCCATCACGCGACGCCGATCTACGAAGAACTCGACGGGTGGTGGGAGGACATCTCCCAGTGCCGCACCTTCGAGGAACTGCCAACCAATGCGCAGCGCTACGTGCTCGCTCTCGAGGAGATGTCCGGCACCCGGATCTCCTCCATCGGCGTGGGCCCGGACCGCGAAGCAACGATCGTGCGCCACGACCTCCTGGACTGA
- a CDS encoding DUF3151 domain-containing protein yields the protein MQHNLLGPEPTYLPEDHPDMAARAALDEGAALREVAGRYPAASYAWGLLARESLAAGDPVAAYAFARTGYHRGLDALRRAGWRGAGPVPAGHVPNQGFLIALMALGDAAEAIGEVDEAQRCRTLADDSDPAARSL from the coding sequence ATGCAGCACAACCTGCTCGGCCCCGAGCCGACGTACCTGCCCGAGGACCATCCGGACATGGCCGCCCGCGCCGCACTCGATGAGGGTGCCGCACTGCGGGAGGTGGCCGGTCGCTATCCGGCGGCGAGTTACGCCTGGGGGCTGCTCGCCCGGGAAAGCCTTGCCGCCGGGGATCCGGTGGCGGCCTACGCGTTCGCCCGCACCGGATACCACCGCGGGCTGGACGCTCTGCGCCGGGCCGGATGGCGTGGTGCGGGACCAGTGCCGGCCGGGCATGTGCCGAACCAGGGCTTCCTGATCGCGCTCATGGCGCTCGGCGATGCCGCGGAGGCCATCGGCGAGGTCGATGAGGCGCAGCGGTGCCGGACCTTGGCCGACGATTCCGATCCGGCTGCCCGTTCGCTCTGA
- a CDS encoding STAS domain-containing protein yields the protein MIDVSTSATGARITVSEDLDLASRESADAVARRLALLERPAITVDLCRMDFMDSTGAAWLISLAGQSIQRDGTISLLGASARDLFVLQVCGALDLFDVNHRHQCPDATHATA from the coding sequence ATGATCGACGTGTCGACATCAGCGACCGGCGCTCGGATCACGGTTTCCGAAGATCTGGACCTGGCATCCCGTGAGTCTGCTGACGCCGTCGCGCGGCGCCTTGCCCTCCTCGAACGCCCGGCGATCACCGTGGATCTGTGCCGGATGGATTTCATGGACTCCACCGGCGCCGCCTGGTTGATCTCCTTGGCCGGTCAATCCATTCAACGCGATGGCACGATCAGCCTGCTCGGGGCCAGCGCCCGGGACCTGTTCGTGCTGCAGGTGTGCGGCGCCCTCGACCTCTTCGATGTGAACCACCGGCACCAGTGCCCGGACGCCACCCATGCCACTGCCTGA
- a CDS encoding ATP-binding SpoIIE family protein phosphatase — MNPDHGTSSSPPDPRELAAQVLLHGRAPVAVLDLGEDGPLLQWVNPAFERVTGYTLEEVRRGGLISPGLGSVVQARLHERAGGEEPFTITLPLVRADGHRFSMVAEFTPQAIRGGTRFVVIATGAGGAAESVQPGFEQHSRIALETMAGVSEVLSEEDESEALTGVARVMATHLFAWCGFFAEDGVLQPINGLAGLGPERRARPRRGITASDETDPVGRLLGERTMERIRVDLDAAQVPGSWSAQLVELANEALADVPEATREVVLAPLLGRGRVLGLVAVAESGVRPVYPDAGAVLEIAARRVGLAMDHTLLYEAEHVLAETLQRTMLPELDHIDALDVWTYYSPNAEHAQVGGDWYDVVRIGDGAVAAVVGDVVGHDVEAASAMGQLRSVLRALANELVDPGTVLTRVDSIVEAMRIRRAASMVYTTLTPTAEGAWLLEYTGAGHLPGLVYSGGTVTDLDGAAGTLIGFGHANRETAAREVGPGDVLLLYTDGLIERRARPVQDGLVRLREVFAEIGDAPDAAGVGELLLRSFDDPPEDDIAVVVIRVPTRSGEQERRGRSQRWRLPSAVESVRHARVLAAQTCREWGRSETAAIELVVSELVANAVVHGWGSLEVRVHETVDGVRVEVEDGNPMPPTHLDAHPARVGGYGMHIVDRLADWGWRPSGPGKVVWARLHGDATLAISTGDGARS, encoded by the coding sequence TTGAATCCGGATCACGGCACGAGTTCTTCGCCGCCCGATCCGCGCGAGTTGGCCGCGCAGGTGCTGCTCCACGGGCGGGCACCTGTCGCGGTGTTGGACCTGGGGGAGGACGGACCGCTCCTGCAGTGGGTGAATCCCGCCTTTGAGCGAGTCACCGGGTACACGCTCGAGGAAGTGCGTCGCGGCGGGTTGATCTCCCCAGGTCTGGGTTCGGTGGTGCAGGCGCGCCTGCACGAACGCGCCGGGGGCGAGGAACCCTTCACCATCACGCTGCCGCTTGTGCGAGCGGACGGACACCGGTTCAGCATGGTTGCTGAGTTCACCCCCCAGGCGATCCGCGGCGGGACCAGGTTTGTGGTGATCGCTACCGGCGCGGGTGGCGCCGCCGAGTCGGTCCAGCCGGGCTTCGAGCAACATTCGCGGATCGCTTTGGAAACTATGGCGGGCGTCTCCGAGGTACTTTCCGAAGAGGATGAGTCCGAGGCATTGACGGGTGTGGCCCGGGTGATGGCCACGCATCTGTTCGCCTGGTGCGGCTTCTTCGCCGAAGACGGTGTGCTTCAGCCGATCAACGGCCTGGCCGGGCTGGGTCCGGAGCGCAGGGCACGGCCGCGTCGCGGGATCACCGCCTCGGACGAGACGGACCCGGTCGGGCGGCTCCTCGGTGAGCGCACCATGGAGCGGATCCGGGTGGACCTGGACGCGGCCCAAGTGCCCGGAAGCTGGAGCGCTCAGCTGGTCGAGCTGGCGAATGAGGCCCTTGCCGACGTGCCGGAGGCCACACGCGAGGTGGTGCTCGCCCCGCTGCTGGGCCGCGGCCGAGTCCTCGGTCTCGTCGCCGTGGCGGAGTCCGGCGTACGACCGGTGTACCCGGACGCAGGCGCCGTGCTTGAGATTGCGGCCAGGCGGGTAGGACTGGCGATGGATCACACGCTGCTCTACGAAGCCGAACACGTGCTGGCCGAAACCTTGCAGCGGACGATGCTGCCGGAGCTCGACCACATCGATGCCCTGGACGTGTGGACCTACTACTCACCGAACGCCGAACACGCCCAGGTCGGCGGGGACTGGTATGACGTGGTGCGCATCGGCGATGGTGCAGTGGCCGCGGTGGTGGGGGACGTCGTCGGCCATGATGTGGAAGCCGCCTCAGCGATGGGCCAGCTGCGCTCGGTGCTGCGCGCCCTTGCGAACGAGCTTGTCGATCCAGGCACGGTGCTGACCCGAGTGGACTCCATCGTGGAGGCGATGCGGATCCGCAGGGCGGCATCAATGGTGTACACCACGCTGACCCCGACGGCCGAGGGGGCGTGGCTGTTGGAGTACACCGGGGCCGGGCATCTGCCGGGCCTGGTGTATTCCGGTGGGACGGTGACTGATCTCGATGGAGCGGCCGGCACGTTGATCGGATTCGGGCACGCCAACCGGGAGACTGCTGCGCGAGAGGTCGGCCCCGGGGACGTGCTGCTGCTCTACACCGACGGATTGATCGAGCGGCGAGCGCGCCCTGTGCAGGACGGCCTGGTCCGGCTTCGCGAGGTGTTCGCCGAGATCGGCGATGCGCCCGATGCCGCCGGGGTGGGGGAGCTGTTGCTGCGCTCCTTCGACGATCCGCCCGAAGATGATATTGCCGTGGTCGTGATCCGGGTGCCCACCCGGTCCGGTGAACAGGAGCGTCGCGGCCGTTCTCAGCGTTGGCGGTTACCGTCGGCGGTGGAGTCCGTGCGCCATGCGCGCGTGCTCGCCGCGCAGACGTGCCGGGAGTGGGGACGGAGTGAGACCGCGGCGATCGAGCTGGTCGTCTCGGAGCTCGTGGCGAATGCGGTGGTGCATGGGTGGGGGTCGCTGGAGGTGCGGGTGCATGAGACGGTCGACGGCGTCCGTGTGGAAGTCGAGGACGGTAACCCGATGCCGCCTACGCATCTGGATGCGCACCCGGCCCGGGTGGGCGGCTATGGGATGCACATCGTCGACCGGCTCGCGGACTGGGGCTGGCGCCCCTCCGGGCCGGGCAAGGTGGTGTGGGCTCGCCTGCATGGCGATGCCACGCTCGCCATCAGCACTGGCGATGGTGCACGATCCTGA
- a CDS encoding STAS domain-containing protein — protein sequence MRDANSSGAEPRRAATGAGAEAGTVHTLLEASYTRLVLSGEVDMAMSDELTEAVAEAEAAGLPVQVDVRHVQFMDSSGISLLARLASRTPGRMTMIRPPDVVRFLLEVTRVGDLVDIVDDDTQGAPSAGE from the coding sequence GTGCGAGACGCTAACAGCAGCGGCGCCGAGCCGCGCCGTGCCGCCACTGGCGCCGGTGCAGAAGCCGGCACCGTGCATACCCTGTTGGAGGCCTCCTACACCCGGCTGGTTCTCTCCGGCGAGGTGGATATGGCGATGAGCGACGAGCTCACCGAAGCGGTGGCCGAGGCTGAGGCGGCGGGTCTACCGGTGCAGGTGGACGTGCGGCACGTGCAGTTCATGGATTCGTCCGGTATCTCGCTGCTCGCCCGGCTCGCGAGCCGCACGCCGGGGCGCATGACGATGATCAGGCCGCCCGATGTGGTCCGGTTCCTGCTCGAGGTCACACGGGTCGGGGACCTGGTGGACATCGTGGACGACGACACTCAGGGTGCACCCTCGGCAGGTGAGTAG